In Quercus lobata isolate SW786 chromosome 12, ValleyOak3.0 Primary Assembly, whole genome shotgun sequence, a genomic segment contains:
- the LOC115971443 gene encoding phosphoribulokinase, chloroplastic, which translates to MAICTVYTTPSLNSTCSISTTSKTQLGFHQKQVVFYSSGKKTSKRGSNTTSPYVITCTTSAGDSKTVVIGLAADSGCGKSTFMRRLTSVFGGAAEPPKGGNPDSNTLISDTTTVICLDDYHSLDRTGRKQKGVTALDPRANDFDLMYEQVKALKDGIPVDKPIYNHVSGLLDPPELIKPPKILVIEGLHPMFDSRVRDLLDFSIYLDISNEVKFAWKIQRDMAERGHSLESIKASIEARKPDFDAYIDPQKQYADAVIEVLPTQLIPDDNEGKILRVRLIMKEGVEFFNPVYLFDEGSTISWIPCGRKLTCSYPGIKFFYGPDTYFGHEVSVLEMDGQFDRLDELIYVESHLSNISTKFYGEVTQQMLKHADFPGSSNGTGLFQTIVGLKIRDLFEQLISTTAKTPVEATKA; encoded by the exons ATGGCAATTTGCACAGTCTACACCACCCCATCTCTCAATTCCACATGTTCAATCTCCACCacatcaaaaacccaattgGGATTTCACCAAAAACAGGTAGTTTTCTATTCTAGTGGCAAGAAAACTAGCAAGAGAGGCAGCAACACAACCAGCCCATATGTGATAACATGCACAACATCAGCTGGTGATTCAAAGACAGTTGTGATAGGTCTGGCAGCAGACTCGGGATGTGGGAAAAGTACCTTCATGAGGAGGCTGACCAGTGTGTTTGGTGGGGCTGCAGAGCCACCAAAGGGGGGTAACCCAGACTCCAACACACTCATCAGTGACACAACCACCGTGATATGCTTGGATGACTATCACTCACTGGATAGGACTGGAAGGAAACAGAAGGGTGTCACTGCACTTGACCCTAGAGCCAACGACTTTGATCTCATGTATGAACAAGTTAAGGCTCTCAAGGATGGGATTCCTGTTGATAAGCCTATTTACAATCATGTTTCTGGTCTCTTGGATCCTCCTGAGCTCATCAAGCCCCCTAAGATTCTTGTCATTGAAGGTTTGCACCCAAT GTTCGATTCACGAGTAAGGGACCTGTTGGACTTCAGTATCTACTTGGACATCAGCAATGAGGTTAAGTTTGCATGGAAAATTCAG AGGGACATGGCTGAGCGTGGACACAGTCTTGAAAGCATCAAAGCTAGTATTGAAGCCAGGAAGCCTGATTTTGACGCATATATCG atcCACAAAAGCAATATGCAGATGCAGTGATAGAAGTGTTGCCAACCCAATTGATTCCGGATGATAACGAGGGGAAGATATTGAGAGTGAGGTTGATAATGAAAGAAGGGGTTGAGTTTTTCAACCCAGTTTACCTGTTTGATGAAGGCTCTACTATCTCATGGATACCATGCGGAAGAAAGCTTACATGCTCATACCCTGGCATCAAGTTTTTCTATGGCCCTGACACTTATTTCGGCCACGAG GTGTCTGTGCTGGAGATGGATGGTCAATTTGACCGATTAGATGAGCTGATATACGTGGAAAGCCATCTAAGCAACATATCTACCAAGTTCTATGGAGAAGTGACCCAACAAATGTTGAAGCATGCTGATTTCCCTGGCAGTAGCAATGGAACTGGTCTTTTCCAAACCATTGTTGGTTTGAAGATAAGAGACCTGTTCGAGCAACTCATCTCCACCACGGCTAAAACTCCTGTAGAAGCAACAAAGGCCTAA
- the LOC115971542 gene encoding protein BASIC PENTACYSTEINE7 isoform X2, with the protein MGTYTNRNPMIPEATAGASVPHFTWFYPGSFMSASKSNSNPLQGTQMNPEPGIAVTPIRTIPATTEPKKNINSATKPVKVRKQKNSMKEPNQTASKVFRPKQAKKTPSTSKKTKGQSMPEAKREKKIPINIDMDKTDFDFSGVPAPYCSCTGNPRACYKWGAGGWQSSCCTINVSEYPLPMSSTRPGSRMAGRKMSNGAYGKLLLRLATEGHDLTHPVDLKDHWARHGTNKFVIIK; encoded by the coding sequence ATGGGAACATACACCAATAGAAACCCTATGATACCTGAAGCTACGGCAGGGGCATCCGTTCCACATTTTACCTGGTTTTATCCTGGAAGTTTTATGTCTGCATCAAAATCCAACTCAAATCCTTTGCAAGGGACTCAAATGAACCCAGAACCGGGTATTGCTGTTACTCCCATCCGAACCATTCCTGCCACaactgaaccaaaaaaaaatattaattcagCAACTAAACCTGTGAAGGTTAGGAAACAGAAGAATTCTATGAAGGAACCTAATCAAACTGCATCCAAGGTTTTCAGGCCAAAGCAAGCCAAAAAAACTCCTTCTACTTCTAAAAAGACAAAAGGACAAAGTATGCCTGAAGCAAAACGTGAAAAGAAGATTCCGATTAATATCGATATGGACAAAACTGACTTTGATTTCTCTGGGGTGCCTGCTCCATACTGTTCTTGTACTGGTAATCCTAGAGCGTGCTACAAATGGGGTGCTGGTGGATGGCAATCCTCGTGTTGCACCATTAACGTATCAGAATATCCTCTGCCCATGAGTTCTACAAGGCCTGGGTCTCGCATGGCTGGGAGAAAAATGAGCAATGGAGCATATGGGAAACTTCTACTGAGACTTGCAACTGAAGGTCATGATCTTACTCATCCAGTTGACTTGAAGGACCACTGGGCAAGACATGGTACTAACAAGTTCGTTATAATTAAGTAG
- the LOC115971542 gene encoding protein BASIC PENTACYSTEINE7 isoform X1 produces the protein MEFLFALKTLCLFFIKYTDGRLGTSNFSEQSLSVDAVLRHQVVANMGTYTNRNPMIPEATAGASVPHFTWFYPGSFMSASKSNSNPLQGTQMNPEPGIAVTPIRTIPATTEPKKNINSATKPVKVRKQKNSMKEPNQTASKVFRPKQAKKTPSTSKKTKGQSMPEAKREKKIPINIDMDKTDFDFSGVPAPYCSCTGNPRACYKWGAGGWQSSCCTINVSEYPLPMSSTRPGSRMAGRKMSNGAYGKLLLRLATEGHDLTHPVDLKDHWARHGTNKFVIIK, from the exons ATGGAGTTCCTTTTTGCTTTGAAAACTTTGTGCCTTTTCTTCATAAAAT ATACAGATGGTAGATTGGGTACTAGCAATTTTTCAGAGCAATCTTTGAGTGTAGATGCAGTGCTGAGACATCAGGTAGTTGCAAATATGGGAACATACACCAATAGAAACCCTATGATACCTGAAGCTACGGCAGGGGCATCCGTTCCACATTTTACCTGGTTTTATCCTGGAAGTTTTATGTCTGCATCAAAATCCAACTCAAATCCTTTGCAAGGGACTCAAATGAACCCAGAACCGGGTATTGCTGTTACTCCCATCCGAACCATTCCTGCCACaactgaaccaaaaaaaaatattaattcagCAACTAAACCTGTGAAGGTTAGGAAACAGAAGAATTCTATGAAGGAACCTAATCAAACTGCATCCAAGGTTTTCAGGCCAAAGCAAGCCAAAAAAACTCCTTCTACTTCTAAAAAGACAAAAGGACAAAGTATGCCTGAAGCAAAACGTGAAAAGAAGATTCCGATTAATATCGATATGGACAAAACTGACTTTGATTTCTCTGGGGTGCCTGCTCCATACTGTTCTTGTACTGGTAATCCTAGAGCGTGCTACAAATGGGGTGCTGGTGGATGGCAATCCTCGTGTTGCACCATTAACGTATCAGAATATCCTCTGCCCATGAGTTCTACAAGGCCTGGGTCTCGCATGGCTGGGAGAAAAATGAGCAATGGAGCATATGGGAAACTTCTACTGAGACTTGCAACTGAAGGTCATGATCTTACTCATCCAGTTGACTTGAAGGACCACTGGGCAAGACATGGTACTAACAAGTTCGTTATAATTAAGTAG